A segment of the Eubalaena glacialis isolate mEubGla1 chromosome 14, mEubGla1.1.hap2.+ XY, whole genome shotgun sequence genome:
tggattaaatgccccaaccaaaagacacagactggttgaatggatacaaaaacaagacccatatatatgctgtctacttcagacctaggtatacatatagattgaaagtgaaggcatggaaaaagatattccatgcaaatggaaatcaaaagaaagctggaatagcaatgcttgtatcagagaaaatagactttaagataaagactgttacaagagataaggaaggacactacataatgatcaacggatcaatccaagaagatgatataacaattataaatgtttatacacccaacataggagcacctcagtacataaggcagatgctaacaatcatgaaaggggaaatcgacagtaacacaataatagtaggggacttccccacttacaccaatggacagatcatccaaacagaaaacaaataaggaaacacaagctttaaatgacacaatagaccagatatatTTAATCGATATTTAgagaacattccacctgaaagtggcagaatacactttcttctcaagtgcacatggaacattctccaggatagatcacatcttgggtcacaaatcaagccttggtaaatttaagaaaattgaaatcgtatcaagtatcttttctgaccacaacgctgtgagattggaaatcaattacaggaaaaaaaactgtaaaaaacacaaatatatggagactaaacagtgcactactaaataaccaagagatcactgaaaaaatcaaagaagaaattaaaaaactacatagaaacaaatgacaatgaaaacacgatgacccaaaacctatgggaagcagcaaaaggagttctaagagggaagtttatagcaattcatctcacctcaagaaacgagaaaaatctcaaacaatctaaccctacacctaaagcaactagaaaaagaagaacaaagaaaacccaaaggcagtagaaggaaagaaatcataaagatcagagcagaaataaatgaaatagaaatgaagaaaacggtagcaaagatcaataaaactaaaagctggttctttgagaagataaacaaaattgataaacctttagccagactcatcaagaaaaaaagggagaggatgcaaatcaataaaattagaaatgaaaaatgagaaatcacaactgaccccgcagaaatacaaaggattataagagactacaacAAACAACcctaagccaataaaatggacaaccatgaagaaatggacaaattcttggaaaggtacattttccaagactgaaccaggaggaattagaaaatataaacagacctatcacaagtaatgaaatagaaactgtaattaaaaatcttccaggcGGGTCGCAGCAGCTCGGGCGGCGGGAGGAGCGGCAGTGGCCAGGCAGCCCAGATTCGCGAAGGCTCTCGGCGCGCCGCGGCCCGCAGGCACCCGGCACGCGCCCGCCCCGCCGCCACGATGCCCAAGAGGAAGGTCAGCTCCGGCGAGGGGGCGGCGAAGGAGGAGCCCAAGAGGAGATCGGCGAGGTTGTCAGCTAAACCAGCTCCTGCAAAAGTGGAAACGAAGCCAAAAAAGGCGGCAGGAAAGGATAAATCTTCCGACAAAAAAgtgcaaacaaaagggaaaaggggagcaaAGGGAAAACAGGCTGAAGTGGCTAACCAAGAGACTAAAGAAGACTTACCTGcagaaaatggagaaactaaaaatgaGGAGAGCCCAGCTTCTgatgaagcaggagagaaagaagccaagtctGATTAATATCACACACCTGGTCCTATCAGTGGTCCCTGTTTCCCTTCTTGTACAATCCAGAGGAATATTTTTATCAACTATTTTGTAAATGCAAGTTTTTTAGTAgctctagaaacatttttaaaaaggaaggaatccCACTTCatcccattttttaagtgtaaatgcttttttttaagaggtgaaatcatttgctggttgtttattttttggtacaaccagaaaatagtgggatattgaatatgggaGGCTTTGATTGTCTTGAGTGTCAGCTGAACATTCCACAGATGGGGGGTAGCTTTTCTATCCTataatacaaagcatactaaaCGGCAGTTTGGAGTCAGTTGTGCATTTAATGTCTTAAACACTTTAAATTACTTCTCTTCCCACGTTGTTTTTGGTAGAATTGTTTCCTAAAGCAAACCACTCACCCCTTGATCTTGGCTCTCCTGGGCAGAATTTTGTGCACTCTGTATGTAACAACTTTGGTCGTGGTAGTCCAGTTCTTCTAGTAACTGTTAATGTGCTGTGAACGATTGACAATTTGAGTATGTAGTGTACATGATATTAAATTGTGAATTAGTGGGACTTACGATGTAACAGCAtatcaatatttgaagatattggtACTTGATATCCTGCGAAGGAAAATTTGCCCCCAAATTTTAAGCTGGAAAGTCACTGGAATAACTGTTCAGAAAAGAATCACAACTACATgatttttttaggtttttggtACGTATGTTGAGAATTGTGTACAAATTGAAATGTCTGTGTactgatcctcaaaacaaccaataaaatctcaattatgaaagaaaaaaaaaaaaaatcttccaacaagcaaaagtccaggatcagatggcttcacaggtgaattctatcaaacatttggagaagagctaacactgatccttctcaaaaccttccaaaaaattgcagagggaagaacactcccaaattcattctatgaattcaccatcaccctgataccaaaaccagaaaaagatatcacaaaaaagaaaattatagaacaatatcactgatgaacatatatgcaaaaatcctcaacaaaatactagcaaacagaatccgacaacatattaaaaggatcatacaccatgatcaagtggcatttatcccagggatgcaaggattcttcaatatatggaaatcaatcaatgtgatacaccacattaacaaattaaggaataaaaaccatatgatcatctcagtatatgcagaaaaaggtttcaacaaaattcaacagccatttatgttaaaaactctccagaaagtaggcatagagaacttaccttaacataataaaggccatatatgacaaacccacagccaacatcgttctcaatggtgaaaaaatgaaaccatttccactaagatcaggaacaagacaaggatgtccactctcgccactcttattcaacatagttttggaaattctagccatggcaatcagagaagaaaaagaaataaaaggaatacaaattggaaaagaagtaaaactgtcactgtttgcatatgacgtgatactatacatagaaaatcctaaagatgccaccagaaaactactagaactaatcagtgaatttggtaaggttgcaggatacaaaattaatgcacagatatctctggcattcctatatactaacaacgaaaaatcagaaagagaaattaaggaaacaatcccatttaacattgcaacaaaaagaataaaatacctaggaataaacctacctaaggaggtgaaagacttgtactcagaaaactagaaaacactgatgaaagaaatcaaagatcacataaacagatggagaaatataccatgttctttgattggaagaatcaatattgtgaaaatgactatattacccaaagcaatctacagattcattgcaatccctgtcaaattaccaatggtattcttcacagaatcagaacaaaaaattttacaattcgtatggaaacacaaaagaccccaaatagccaaagcaatcttgagaaagaaaaactgagttggaggaatcaggcttcctgacttcaaactatactacaaagatacaggaatcaaaacagtatggtactggcacaaaaaacaaatatagatcaatggtacagaatagaaagcccagagataaacccaagcacatacggccacctaatttacgacaaaggaggcaagaatatacaatggagaaaagacagcctcttcaataagcagtgctgggaaaattggacagcttcatgccaaagaatgaaattagaacactacctaacaccatacacaaaaataaatccaaatgattaaagacctaaatgtaagaccagatactataaaactcttagaggaaaacataggaaaaacactccttgaactaaaccacagcaagatctttttgacccacctcctagagtaatgaaaataaaaagaaaaatgaacaaatgggacctaattaaacttaaagcttttgcacagcaaaggaagccataaacaagacaaaaagacaaccctcaggatgggagaaaatatttgcaaatgaaacaacggacaaaggattaatctccaaaatatacaaacaacttatagagctcaatatcaaaaaaaacaaacaatccaattaaaaaatgggtggcatcatcaaaaaatctacaaacaataaatgctggagagggtgtagagaaaagggaaccctcttgcactgttgatgggaatgtaaattgatacagccactatggagaacagtatggaggttccttaaaaaactaaaaatagaactaccatacgacccagcaatcccactactgggcatataccctgagaaaaccataattcaaaaagagtcatgtaccacaatgttcactgcagctctatttacaatagccaggacatggaagcaacctaagtgtccatcaacagatgaatggataaagaagatgtggcacatatatacaatggaatattactcagccataaaaagaaacgaaattgagttatctgtagtgaggtagatggacctagagtctgtcatacagagtgaagtaagtcagaaagagaaaaacaaataccgtatgctaacgcatatatatggaatctaaaaaaaaaaaaaaaaagtactgatgaacccagtggcagggcaggaataaagacgtagacatatagaatggacttgaggacacggaagggagggggaagctggggcgaagtgagagtagcattgacatatatacactaccaaatgtaaaatagctagtgggaaggagcagcagagcacagggtgatcagctcggtgctttgtgaccacctagaggggtgggatagggagggtgggagggaggctcaagagggaggggatatggggatgtatgtatgcatatggatgattcactttgttgtgggaCAGAGGCTAGCGCCGTATTGTGAAGCAGTTGTAcgccaataaaaatatattttaaaacaatttagaaaggaCTGGGAAATATAGTCTTTTAGCTAAGTGGCAATATGTACGGCTAAAAACTGGAATTCTGTTACTAAGGCAGAAAGGTAGAATGGATATTGGAGGCCCCCAACAGAATCAGCCATAGTAAGTTTTTCTGGAACAAGACGCAGAAGCACAAgtgttaaaggaaaatattggCAACTGTGactaaattaaaatgtgaaacttctaataaataaaatatttaatttatgttaatcaataaatattgacaaaaactaattaaataaaaGGTAGAGTTATGATTGCTAAGAAAGGGGTCATCCACAATTGGGTCTTCTGGACAAGAAAGTATTACAAAGTTAAAGATATGTGATATTTTAGGAGCATCAACAGAAAAAGTAACTCAGAAGTAGCAATGAAATAATTGATGGATCTTGTTTTGCTGTGTATTTCTGGGTTAAACGTGCAAGAATCAGTAGCTGCTTGTTACGTTCCCTCAGTCTCCATTCTCTGTCTCCCAGAGATAAATCATATTGGGTAACTGGCATCTTGACAATCATGACCTTGCAAAAATGTGCGGGTAAGCCTGCTTTGGTGAACAGTGTGGAGAGGGGAGTGTATCATAGGCTGTGAGAATGTCTTCCATGAGTGTGAGAGAAGACAAGTGACCCTGGGACTTTTCAGTTATAGGAGAGTGAGAGAAAAACATTGTATAAGGCAAAGGAGGAGACTATTGTGGGCGCCCCGCtgtatttatttgctagggctgccgtaacaaaatacaaCAGATCAGAtggcataaacaacagaaatgtattttctcgcagttctggatcaagatgttggcatgtttggtttcttttgaggtttctctccttggtttgcagaCAGTCaccctcttgctgcctcttcGTGTGATAGTCCCCCAGTGTACACATGCCCCTGGTGTCCTTTTGTGTGTCCAGATTTTCTTCTCTTACAAgtcaccagtcagattggattagggcccattctAACAGCctcatttaacttaatcacctctttaaaggccctgtctccaaacacagtcacattctgagatactggggcaTAGGGTTTCAgcacatgaattttgagggaaaacAATTCAAGCCATAACACCCACTTCACTATGTACTTACCTGATCTAGGGCTTAGCTTGGTCTTGGTTACCCACAGACTATCAAAGCTCCaaggttagtttgtttttttttttttctttgttagtatTTTAGCAATGCAGGCTGTAAAATGATATATCTGGAATATAATTCCATGCATTTGCCATTTCCTCCATTATATTACCTCCATTTCCAGTTATATTAAGCTATTACTGTTAACCACCTGTAGAGTGTAGCTCTTCAGTCAAATGTTCATGTCCCTTGGATATTTGGTTTAGATCAGGAATCACAAATTAAATGCCTATGGGGAATGAGTAGGCAACACAATGATGAAGCTGGCCCAGCACAGGCTAAGAGGAGTGTGAGAACTATAGAGAACTGGAGATCAGAAAGCACATGACTCTTCAAAGGGCGCAGGGCTGTGGAGCTCCAGCTGGTCGAAGTGACATGGAAATTTTGGTGGTGctagattttctgatttttcaagagaaactggGAATACAGATTTTAATCAAAtgcttacaatttttaaattttgtaaacgATTTCAAGTAAACAAAATACTATGTAGTTCGCCAGTCTATATTGTCTCTTCATTTTCATCTATTGGAGATGCTATTTCAGAACCAATGGGCAATATAGAAATCTCAGGGATACTAGGAAAGACTAGAATAGGATATTCATTCATGGAAGGAGatggagacatttttattttccagaatcCATCTTAGGTGAAGCACTATGTGTGTTTCATTGGAAAATGCACTTAGAGTGAAAAGAAACCTACAAAGTCATTCTCAAGCAATAAAAAACTATATTGCTAAACCATAAATCACAAGAGGCAGGAAGGCTAACGGATGAGGCAGTCAGGAGAAGGGAAGCTGGTGAGCTGGTGCGATGCGGAAGGCTGTTTCTTAAAAGGGGGGAAATGTTCTAAACAATCAGAAGCAATCAGAAAGTCCTCATGGAAATGGGGGCACTTGAGCTTGGTTTAGTAAATGAACAGAAAAGCAACTTTTAATTTTAGGATATGGTAAAGGCAGAAAAAATGTATTGTTACATTTGGGAGATAGTAGGGACTTTAATTCTCTGAGAATGGAGACCATCCTTCTGTAAAGTTAAATGAAACCAACTGGCATCTTTAGTTTGGTATTATTTCTGGCTGAGTTTCCTAACCTTGTGATCTTTGCCTAACTAAGAAGAGCAGGCAAATGCAGAAAGGAATGGAACTTCTAAAAAGACTTTGTCTAGAGCAGAGGTCCACAAACTTTTTCTGAGGGCCCTATGATCCCTGATATAAGCATGCAACTCGGTCATAGCACGGAAGCAGCCGTAGACAAAGCATAagcaaatgggcatggctgtgtgccaGTAACACTTCATTTATAACAAGGGGTggtggtgggccagatttggtccACAGGGCATAGTTTGTCAACTCCTCGTCTGGAGAGAGAAGACCCACTAATATAGGCTAGGggtaagggaggaaggaagaagcttCCAGAGAGTGACTCTAAATACTGCCAAGCACAATACTAGACACCCTCACTAATATGTCTTGTTGAAACTCTATGgaagtaaaaggaagaaaggaaacagtgTGGTAGGCAGTAGATggataagtgatttttaaaaattcagaaagaaatgtgtataaatatatgggGAAAAATAAGATCCAAATGAAATGAGAGACCAAGCCTATTTAAAAAGgctaaatggaagaagaaaagccaGAGCATGGAAGTCAACTCATTCAGAGAAATAtcaaatatcagagcagaaaggGTACAGTAGTATAGAAACAATAGATAATGTTAAGGACTCATTGCAATAAAAGGACTAGTAAAAAAGACTTGAGTTATTAATTCTACTGGGGCTACTTCTTTGAACCAGGAGCCCATCAGCCTCATTAAGCAAGGCCTGATTTTTCTTTCAGCAGCTGCCCCAAATTTCTTCTATCTCTAATCAATTATTTCAA
Coding sequences within it:
- the LOC133105138 gene encoding non-histone chromosomal protein HMG-14-like, which produces MPKRKVSSGEGAAKEEPKRRSARLSAKPAPAKVETKPKKAAGKDKSSDKKVQTKGKRGAKGKQAEVANQETKEDLPAENGETKNEESPASDEAGEKEAKSD